From Halomicrobium salinisoli, the proteins below share one genomic window:
- a CDS encoding RPA family protein translates to MASTPTREVARRVFADEFNDASFTFKESDDDRAPVYLLLPTGAKANRIFVVGTLTETEDVGEDSEYWQGRLVDPNGDTFFMYAGQYQPDAASMLRELEPPAYVSVVGKPRTYETDDGEVNVSVRPESISLVDEATRDRWVVETAERTIERIQAFDDEANEYAQMAREEYDLPVENYRRTVVGALESLEEEQRDAGEASVAE, encoded by the coding sequence ATGGCATCCACGCCCACCCGCGAAGTCGCCCGCCGCGTCTTCGCAGACGAGTTCAACGACGCGAGCTTCACGTTCAAGGAGAGCGACGACGACCGCGCCCCGGTGTACCTGCTGCTGCCCACCGGCGCGAAGGCCAACCGCATCTTCGTCGTCGGCACCCTCACCGAGACGGAGGACGTCGGCGAGGACAGCGAGTACTGGCAGGGTCGCCTGGTCGACCCCAACGGCGACACGTTCTTCATGTACGCCGGCCAGTACCAGCCCGACGCCGCCTCGATGCTCCGGGAGCTGGAGCCGCCCGCCTACGTCTCCGTGGTCGGCAAACCCCGGACCTACGAGACCGACGACGGCGAGGTGAACGTCTCCGTCCGACCGGAGTCCATCTCGCTGGTCGACGAGGCCACCCGCGACCGCTGGGTCGTCGAGACGGCCGAGCGCACCATCGAGCGCATCCAGGCGTTCGACGACGAGGCCAACGAGTACGCCCAGATGGCCCGCGAGGAGTACGACCTCCCCGTGGAGAACTACCGCCGGACCGTCGTCGGCGCGCTGGAGTCGCTCGAGGAAGAGCAGCGCGACGCAGGCGAAGCGAGCGTCGCGGAGTAA